TAATAGTAATTCCAATACCGCCTAGCACTGCTGCTATTCCGGCTGCTAACATTTCAGTGGTATTCTGGCCGGTGTTAACTAATGTGCCATTAGTTGTATCAGTTGTTGATCCGTTGCCATTGCTATTGCCGCCACTATTGTTATTGCCGGTTTCTTCGGCAGCAACAACAGTTACATTAACAGAAGCAGTTGTTTGGTTTTCACTTGAATCGGTAGCTGTTAATGTTACCGGATAAGTGCCAAGGGTATTAAAAGTTACTGAATTACCGGTTAATGCGAAGAGGCTGAATAATGTTGTTGGTGGATTCATTTGACTGAAGTCTACCGTTAAGTCTGGTGTGCCTGATGCATCGGTGGTAACTGCATGAACAGCTGCAACAAAATCAATATCGGTCATGCTTGTTCCTTGAGTAACTTGGAGTGCACCATCAACTGTTAATGTTGGTGCAGTGCTATCGCGAATGATAATTTGCACGGTTTTCTCAACGGTTGCACCATCATTTGCAGTAGCAACGATAGTTACTGAATATGTGCCAAGGGTGTTAAATGTTACACTACTTAGGTTAGCACTAAGGCTTTGAATACCTGAATCATCGCTTGCTGAAGCGTGGATGTCGGTTAAGAATTGATTCATGGTAATTGTTGTGCCTAATTCATAAGTCACTGATTCATCTGCTGATAATACTGGTGCAATACCATTAGTAACAATGATGTTCAATGGTTTTGTCGCGCTATTGCCATTGATGTCAGTTGCTTCAATCATTGCTGTATAAGTACCAACTTGAGTGAAGTCAACGGCTGATAAGTCAACAGTAATTGTTGGTGTACCGCTGGCATCAGTTGCACTGATGTTGGCCGCTGTAATTACTTGTGCTTCTGTCATAGTGTGGTTCAATGGAGTTTGAATTGAAGCATCAGCAGTGATAACCGGTGCAACGGTATCTTCAATATGAATGTTGATTTGTTGTTGGCTACTTGCGTTATTAGAAGCGTCAGTTGCTGATACCATTACTGGGTATGTACCAACTGTATTGAAGTCTACACCGCTTAAATCTAAGGTTGGTATAATTGTTGCCCCTGAGTTATCAGTAACCACAATTCCGGCATCACTGATGACTTGTGCATCAGTAACCATACTTCCCAGTTCATAAGTCACATCGCTTGCAGCGATTGTAACAACCGGTGCAGTTTCGTCTTGAATGGTAACAGTTACTGTTAATTCAGCTTGGTTGTTGCTTGAATCAGTAGCCGTTACCGTTACTGTATATGTGCCTGGAGTATTGAAGTCTACGCCGCTTAAATCAACAACCGGAGTGATCACTTCACCACTGGCATCGCTTACCATAATGTGATCATCAACGATGAATTGTGCTGCACTTACAACGCTTCCCGCTTCATAAGTGATTGCGGCATCACCAGTTAAGACTGGTGCAGTTGTATCAACGATTTGAATAACAATCATTTTACTAACAGCTGCATTATTGGCGTTATCAACTGCATTGACTGTTGCTGTATAGCTGCCAACTGTGTTGAAGTCTACACCGCTTAAATCAATTGTAGGCGTTAATACTGCGCCTGAATTGTCGCTGACAGTTGCGCCGCTATCACTTAATACTTGAGCATCGCTCACTACTGTACCAACTTCATAGTTTAAGCTATTTGCTGTTAATGTAATGGTTGGCGCTTCGGTATCAATAATTGCAACATTTACTTGGTAAGTTGCTTGATTACCACTTGCATCTGTTGCCGTAATCGTTGCTTGGTAAGTACCGGCAGTATTGAAATCAACGGCACTTAAATCAATAATCGGGTTAACATTAACCCCAGAATTATCATTCACCAATACATGAGCATCAGCGATAAATTGGCTGTCAGTAACGGTGCTTGCTATTTGGTAGCTCACATCATTAGCACTGATAACCGGTGCGGTAGTATCGACTACGGCAATCGTGATGGTTCTTGAAGCAGCAAGATTGCCACTTGAATCTTCCGCACTCACGGTTGCGGTGTAGTCACCGACTTGCATGAAGTTGACTCCCGATAGGTCAATGACCGGAACAATTGTTTCTGAGCTGTTATCTGTAACAGTAACACCAGCATCAGTCATCACTTGGCTTGCGCTTACTGCAGTACCAACTTCATATGATAATGAGGTTGTGTCAATATGAATGACTGGCGCACCTTCATCGGTGATAGATACAGTTACTGTTTGCAATGCGGTATTGCCACTTGAATCAGTTGCACTGATTGTTGCATTATAAGTACCTACAGTATTGAAGTCCACACCACTTAAATCAACAGTTGCCATGATTGTTTCACCTGAATTATCTGTTACAACAGTATTGGTATCAAGCAAGAATTGCGCTTCACTGATAGTGCTACCAGCTTCATAGCTAATATCTGAGGCAGCAACAATAACCGGCTCAGTAGTATCAATGATGTTAATAGTTAATGTGACTGCTGTTGCTGCATTGCCACTGCTATCACTTGCATTAACTGTTGCGCTGTAAGTACCAATTTGCATGAAGTTTACATTGGTTAAATCAAGCACTGGCATAATTGTTTCATTGGTATTGTCAGTGATTGTTACCCCGGCATCACCAAGAATTTGGGCATCCGGAACCACTGTTCCAACCTCATAAGTCAATTGTGCGGTTTCAGTTTCAATGCTTGGCGCAGTAGTATCAGTAATAGTAACTGTTACAGGCAATGCGCTCATGTTGTTATCCGGATCGGTAGCTACTACCATTACCGTATAGTTGCCAACAGTATTGAAATCAACAGTGCTTAAATCTGCAGTTGGTATAATGGTTGCTCCTGAATTATCAGTTACTGCTACCATCGCATCAAGCAGGAATTGTGCTTCACTTACTGTTGTTCCAGCTTCGTAAGTAACCGCATTAGCAGTTACCACTGGTGCTGTGGTATCGATAATATGAATAGTAATAGTTTGTTCAATAGCCACATTGTTGTTGCTATCTAGTGCACGAACTGCTGCTGTATAAACACCAACAGTTGTAAAGTTTACACCAGACAAATCAATTGCCGGGGTAATTACTTCACCTGAATTATCAGTAACGGTTGCCCCTGAATCAAGAATAACTTGCGCTTCACTAACGGTGCTGCCAACTTCATATGATAAGTCATTTGCTGTTAAACTAATTACCGGCGCGGTTGTATCAACAATTGTAATCGTAATGGTAAATGTAGCTGTATTACCACTGCTATCAGTTGCGTTTACTGTAGCTGTGTATGTACCTGGAGTATTAAAGTTGACGCCACTTAGGTCAACAAGTGGGGTAATCACTTCGCCACTGGCGTCAGTGATTACAATATTTGCATCAGTCAAAAGCTGACTATTGCTAATTGTAGTTCCTGCCTCATAAGTTAAGGCGCTTGTACCACTGATTACCGGTGCAGTTGTATCGACAATGTTGATAGTGATTACCTGATTAACTGCTTGATTATTTGCAAGGTCATGAGCACTGATTGTTGCTGTATAGCTGCCAACGTGCATGAAGCTGACATTATCAAGATCAATTGATGCTAAGATAGCATCGCCTGAATTATCAGTCACGGTTGTTCCGGCATCATTCATTACTTGAGTTCCGGCAACTGCAGTACCAACTTCATAAGTTAGATTATTGCTGACGATTGAAATTACCGGTGCAGTCGTATCAATGATGGTAATAGTAATTGTTCTTGTTGCAGCTAGGTTCCCACTTTCGTCTTCAGCATGAACTGTTGCAGTATATGTGCCTACTTGCATGAAGTTGACACCGCTCAAATCAATTGTCGGTACAATTGGTTCAGCACTATTATCAGTTACCGTTGCGCCGGCATCAGTTAAAACTTGATTTGCCGGAATCGTCGTTCCAACTTCATACGCTAAATTGGTTGCATTGATGTGAATAATTGGTGCTCCGACATCAGTAATTGTTACCGTCACTGACTGAATTGCTAAGTTGTTATTTGCATCAGTTGCAAAAATATATGCAGTATATGTACCGACCACATTGAAGTTAACTTCGCTCAGGTCAACACTCGGAGTAATGGTAACTCCCGAATTATCGGTAACAACAGTGTTCGTATCGAGCAAGAATTGCGCATCACTGACGCTTGTTCCGGCTTCATACGCAATATCTGCTGCCGCTGTAATTATTGGTGGCGTTGTATCTTCAATATGAATAGTGATTGTTTGTGTTGTCGCCATATTGTTACTGCTATCACTTGCTGACACAGTCGCAGTGTATGTACCAATAACCATGAAGTTTACACCACTAAGATCGATTGTAGGCACAATCACTTCACTGCTATTATCAGTTACCGTAACACCAGCATCATTAAGTACTTGGGCACTACCTACAATTGTACCAACTTCATAAGTTAGATCATGAGCAGTTAATGTAAGCATCGGTGCAGTTGTATCAGTAATTGTAATTGTAATTGTAAACGTAGCGGTATTGCCACTGCCATCAGTTGCGCTTACTGTAGCTATATATGTACCTGGTGCATTAAAGTTCACGCCGCTCATGTCAACAACCGGAGTAATCACTTCGCCACTGGCGTCAGTGATTACAATATTCGCATCAGTCAAAAGTTGACTACTAGTTACTGAGCTACCTGCTTCATATGTAAGCGCACTTTCCCCGGTAATTGTAGGTGCGCTGGTATCAATAATATGGATAGTAATTGTTTGTTCTGCTGCCATATTATTGCTGCTGTCCAACGCGCGCACAGTTGCGGTATAAGTTCCAATCACATTGAAGTTTACTCCACTTAAGTCAATCGCCGGAGTAATCACTTCACCGCTGTTATCGCTCACGCTCACACCAGCATCAAGAATTACCTGTGCTTCGCTCACTGTTGTACCAACTTCATAGCTGACATTGCTTGCAGTCACCGAAATCATTGGTGCGGTTGTATCAGTAATTGTAATCGTAATGGTAAATGTAGCGCTATTCCCACTGCCATCAGTTGCTGTTACTGTAGCTGTGTATGTACCTGGAGCATTAAAGTTCACGCCGCTCATGTCAACAACCGGAGTAATCACTTCGCCACTGGCGTCAGTAATTACAATATTCGCATCAACCAAAAGCTGATTGCTGGTTACTGTGCTGCCGGCTTCATAAGTCAGTGCAGTTTCACCATTAATTGTTGGTGCGGTTGTATCTTGGATAATAATCGTTACTGGCATTGCCGCTGAAATGTTACCAGATGCGTCAATCGCGCGAACAACTCCGGTGTAGCTGCCAACAGCATTAAAGTTTACTGCAGATAAATCAATGCCTAAGGAAACTCCGCCAGTACTATTATCTGTATAAGTTGCATTTGCATCTGCTAAGATTTGTGGTTTAGTTGGTTCTGATCCAACTTCATAGTACACCGGATTAGTGCCAATAAGCACACTTGGCGCAGTTGTATCAACAATAGTAACGGTAACTGTAAAAGTTGTTACA
Above is a genomic segment from Culicoidibacter larvae containing:
- a CDS encoding LapB repeat-containing protein, giving the protein MKRLFNGLAAALLLFSGLGVVLQTAMPVYAEEGTSTDNNVPATQSNDSTENGTGTDSQGTDGQTSEENVTPTVPNGEEAAASDETGDVSGVGMMSVEGITATEAQTKAYTIISADKSLVEYQAGQVVSVAQFITDAEIQVRNIFGISPTPSVDLSTVNFGVPGEYKVTATAHTVLGIPVDQVVITVNIKDTINPVIHGDSGISYPVGASVSSAQFLSAAHITVTDNSTVPITPTVNLSGVNFNVAGVYTVNVRAKDSRGNMATPFQVTVTVGDLVPPVITGNTTVTYYKGVSRTVAQFLADANIVVSDNSGQTITPTASLGGVNFNVVGNYNVTVNATDNSGNHAVPFVVTVKIVQAPSSLLSANADVYFEAGPNRTSGEIILAANIQVGSVLGVNSQPLLNLGGVDFNTVGVYPVSVTAVSLLGIPLLSTNINVHIVDTTKPVISGTANLTYKEGSVLTETQFLTDAAITVTDNTDEVIVPHASFGSSVNLNTPGVFTYYVNATDGSGNAAIPFAITVNVTDDLPPVITGDTAISYEAGSTVSGSQFLADTHVVVSDDSGLTITPTVDLSNVNFTLPGTYTATVSAADNGGNVTTFTVTVTIVDTTAPSVLIGTNPVYYEVGSEPTKPQILADANATYTDNSTGGVSLGIDLSAVNFNAVGSYTGVVRAIDASGNISAAMPVTIIIQDTTAPTINGETALTYEAGSTVTSNQLLVDANIVITDASGEVITPVVDMSGVNFNAPGTYTATVTATDGSGNSATFTITITITDTTAPMISVTASNVSYEVGTTVSEAQVILDAGVSVSDNSGEVITPAIDLSGVNFNVIGTYTATVRALDSSNNMAAEQTITIHIIDTSAPTITGESALTYEAGSSVTSSQLLTDANIVITDASGEVITPVVDMSGVNFNAPGTYIATVSATDGSGNTATFTITITITDTTAPMLTLTAHDLTYEVGTIVGSAQVLNDAGVTVTDNSSEVIVPTIDLSGVNFMVIGTYTATVSASDSSNNMATTQTITIHIEDTTPPIITAAADIAYEAGTSVSDAQFLLDTNTVVTDNSGVTITPSVDLSEVNFNVVGTYTAYIFATDANNNLAIQSVTVTITDVGAPIIHINATNLAYEVGTTIPANQVLTDAGATVTDNSAEPIVPTIDLSGVNFMQVGTYTATVHAEDESGNLAATRTITITIIDTTAPVISIVSNNLTYEVGTAVAGTQVMNDAGTTVTDNSGDAILASIDLDNVSFMHVGSYTATISAHDLANNQAVNQVITINIVDTTAPVISGTSALTYEAGTTISNSQLLTDANIVITDASGEVITPLVDLSGVNFNTPGTYTATVNATDSSGNTATFTITITIVDTTAPVISLTANDLSYEVGSTVSEAQVILDSGATVTDNSGEVITPAIDLSGVNFTTVGVYTAAVRALDSNNNVAIEQTITIHIIDTTAPVVTANAVTYEAGTTVSEAQFLLDAMVAVTDNSGATIIPTADLSTVDFNTVGNYTVMVVATDPDNNMSALPVTVTITDTTAPSIETETAQLTYEVGTVVPDAQILGDAGVTITDNTNETIMPVLDLTNVNFMQIGTYSATVNASDSSGNAATAVTLTINIIDTTEPVIVAASDISYEAGSTISEAQFLLDTNTVVTDNSGETIMATVDLSGVDFNTVGTYNATISATDSSGNTALQTVTVSITDEGAPVIHIDTTSLSYEVGTAVSASQVMTDAGVTVTDNSSETIVPVIDLSGVNFMQVGDYTATVSAEDSSGNLAASRTITIAVVDTTAPVISANDVSYQIASTVTDSQFIADAHVLVNDNSGVNVNPIIDLSAVDFNTAGTYQATITATDASGNQATYQVNVAIIDTEAPTITLTANSLNYEVGTVVSDAQVLSDSGATVSDNSGAVLTPTIDLSGVDFNTVGSYTATVNAVDNANNAAVSKMIVIQIVDTTAPVLTGDAAITYEAGSVVSAAQFIVDDHIMVSDASGEVITPVVDLSGVDFNTPGTYTVTVTATDSSNNQAELTVTVTIQDETAPVVTIAASDVTYELGSMVTDAQVISDAGIVVTDNSGATIIPTLDLSGVDFNTVGTYPVMVSATDASNNASSQQQINIHIEDTVAPVITADASIQTPLNHTMTEAQVITAANISATDASGTPTITVDLSAVDFTQVGTYTAMIEATDINGNSATKPLNIIVTNGIAPVLSADESVTYELGTTITMNQFLTDIHASASDDSGIQSLSANLSSVTFNTLGTYSVTIVATANDGATVEKTVQIIIRDSTAPTLTVDGALQVTQGTSMTDIDFVAAVHAVTTDASGTPDLTVDFSQMNPPTTLFSLFALTGNSVTFNTLGTYPVTLTATDSSENQTTASVNVTVVAAEETGNNNSGGNSNGNGSTTDTTNGTLVNTGQNTTEMLAAGIAAVLGGIGITISLLWKNRKK